A window of the Mesorhizobium opportunistum WSM2075 genome harbors these coding sequences:
- a CDS encoding acyl-CoA dehydrogenase family protein: MTEMNLGMTERLKPIHARVAAMVRDEIMPLDKEFLAEVGKDGDRWVYSARQSEILEGLKRTARERGLWNFWLTGSERGYGLSTVEYAYLAEEMGKAHLGAETFNCSAPDTGNMEVLERYGSADHKKTWLDPLLDGKIRSAYLMTEPDVASSDATNIAMRCERQGNDYVLNGEKWWASGAGDPRCAIYIVMVRTGGDQEPRHRRHSMILVPSDTKGVTKIRAMQVYGDDDAPHGHMHLRFDNVRVPASNLILGEGRGFEIAQGRLGPGRIHHCMRAIGQAEMALEMLCQRSVRREAFGQPLAKLGANFDIIAECRMEIEMARLLCLKAAWMIDQGDARAAAPWISQIKVIAPRVALKVTDEAVQMFGAQGISQDTPLARSWTHLRTLRLADGPDAVHRRQVARTELKKYTQEKV, encoded by the coding sequence CATGACCGAGCGGCTGAAGCCGATCCACGCCCGCGTCGCGGCCATGGTGCGCGACGAGATCATGCCGCTGGACAAGGAATTCCTCGCCGAAGTGGGCAAGGACGGTGACCGCTGGGTCTACAGCGCACGGCAAAGCGAGATCCTCGAAGGGCTTAAGAGAACCGCACGGGAGCGCGGCCTGTGGAATTTCTGGCTGACCGGCTCGGAGCGCGGCTATGGCCTATCGACTGTCGAATACGCCTATCTGGCCGAGGAGATGGGCAAGGCGCATCTCGGCGCGGAGACCTTCAACTGCTCGGCGCCAGACACCGGCAACATGGAGGTGCTGGAACGCTACGGTTCGGCCGACCACAAGAAGACGTGGCTCGATCCGCTGCTCGACGGCAAGATACGCTCGGCCTATCTGATGACCGAGCCGGATGTGGCCTCGTCGGACGCCACCAACATTGCGATGCGCTGCGAGCGGCAGGGCAACGACTATGTGCTCAATGGCGAGAAATGGTGGGCGTCGGGCGCCGGCGATCCGCGTTGCGCCATCTACATCGTCATGGTGCGGACCGGCGGCGATCAGGAGCCGCGGCACCGCCGCCATTCGATGATCCTGGTGCCATCGGACACCAAGGGCGTGACCAAAATCCGCGCCATGCAGGTCTATGGCGACGATGACGCGCCGCATGGCCACATGCACCTTCGCTTCGACAATGTCCGGGTACCCGCCTCGAACCTCATTCTCGGTGAGGGCAGGGGCTTCGAGATCGCGCAAGGCCGGCTCGGGCCGGGCCGCATCCACCACTGCATGCGCGCCATCGGCCAGGCCGAGATGGCCCTGGAGATGCTGTGCCAGCGCTCCGTGCGCCGCGAGGCCTTCGGCCAGCCCCTGGCGAAACTCGGCGCCAATTTCGACATCATCGCCGAATGCCGCATGGAGATCGAGATGGCGCGGCTGCTGTGCCTGAAGGCGGCGTGGATGATCGACCAGGGCGATGCGCGCGCCGCGGCCCCCTGGATCAGCCAGATCAAGGTCATCGCACCGCGCGTCGCGCTCAAGGTGACCGACGAGGCGGTGCAGATGTTCGGCGCCCAGGGCATCAGCCAGGATACGCCGCTGGCGCGTTCGTGGACGCATCTGAGGACGTTGCGCCTCGCCGACGGACCCGACGCCGTGCATCGCCGCCAGGTGGCGCGGACGGAGCTGAAAAAATACACGCAGGAAAAGGTCTGA
- a CDS encoding zinc-binding dehydrogenase translates to MTIPSEMQALLLVGDGYTRTPSGSVLEAMEPYIEPGSIAVPAPGPSQVLIRVSLASINPSDVAFIKGQYGQPRAKGQPAGFEGVGTVVAGGDEPYPKSLIGKRVAFATGVTNWGSWAQYAVAEAAVCIPLLDTVRDEDGAAMIVNPLTAIAMFEIVRQEGEKAFVMTAGASQLCKLIIGLAGEAGFRPIVTVRRDDQTALLKELGAAHVLNEKAPDFKAALRQVMKEEQPRIFLDAVTGPLASAIFDAMPKRSRWIIYGRLDPEATVIREPGQLIFQHKHIEGFWLSEWMRQSRDRRGPAILEAQKRFSDGRWSTDVTSVVPLTEAMARLPAELAKPNGKVFIRP, encoded by the coding sequence ATGACCATCCCCTCCGAAATGCAGGCGCTACTGCTGGTCGGCGACGGCTACACCAGGACGCCGAGCGGCAGCGTGCTGGAGGCGATGGAGCCCTACATCGAACCGGGCAGCATCGCGGTGCCGGCGCCTGGACCGAGCCAAGTGCTGATCAGGGTCAGTCTCGCCTCGATCAATCCTTCCGACGTCGCCTTCATCAAGGGCCAGTACGGCCAGCCGCGCGCCAAGGGCCAACCGGCCGGCTTCGAGGGCGTCGGCACGGTCGTTGCCGGCGGTGATGAGCCCTATCCGAAAAGCCTGATCGGCAAGCGGGTCGCCTTCGCCACCGGCGTCACCAACTGGGGTTCGTGGGCGCAATATGCCGTCGCCGAGGCGGCGGTCTGCATTCCGCTCCTCGACACCGTGCGTGATGAGGATGGGGCGGCGATGATCGTCAATCCGCTCACCGCGATCGCCATGTTCGAGATCGTCAGACAGGAGGGTGAAAAGGCCTTCGTCATGACTGCCGGCGCCAGCCAGCTCTGCAAGCTGATCATCGGCCTGGCTGGGGAAGCGGGGTTCCGGCCTATCGTCACCGTGCGCCGTGACGACCAGACCGCATTGCTGAAAGAGCTTGGCGCGGCGCATGTCCTCAATGAAAAGGCGCCGGACTTCAAGGCGGCGCTGCGTCAAGTGATGAAGGAAGAGCAGCCGCGCATCTTCCTCGATGCGGTGACCGGACCATTGGCCTCGGCCATCTTCGACGCCATGCCGAAGCGTTCGCGCTGGATCATCTATGGACGGCTCGATCCCGAAGCCACTGTTATCCGCGAGCCTGGCCAGCTGATCTTCCAGCACAAGCATATCGAGGGCTTCTGGCTGAGCGAATGGATGCGGCAATCCAGGGATCGTCGCGGTCCGGCGATCCTGGAAGCGCAGAAGCGGTTTTCCGACGGGCGCTGGTCGACCGACGTGACGTCGGTCGTGCCGCTCACCGAGGCCATGGCGCGGTTGCCGGCGGAACTGGCCAAGCCCAATGGCAAGGTTTTCATCCGGCCTTAA